The genomic DNA CACCGCCGGCAGGAACGTCGCCGGGCGCTTCTTCACGACCTTCAGGATGAGGTCGGCGTCGGGCTTCGGGAACAGCACCAGCCGCGCACCCATGCTCATCGCGAACGTCAGGCAGAGGGTGAGCCCGTACGCGTGGAACATCGGCAGCACCGCGTAGACGACCGCGGTGCCGCGCGGCACCTGCGGCACCCAGGCCCGCGCCTGCGCCGCGTTCGCGAGCAGGTTGCCGTGCGTGAGGGTCGCCCCCTTCGGGTTGCCCGTCGTGCCGCTCGTGTACTGGATGAGGGCGACGTCGTCGACGCCGGGCGTGAAGATGTGCGGGTCGATGGGGTCGGCTTCGACCAGCTGCTCCCAGCGCACCGTGCCGCGCACCTTCGTCGTGAGGGCGTCGCGCGACTCGCGCGCCTTCGCGATCGGCAGACGCAGCGCCGCGCGGGTCGCGAACGGCATCGCCCGGGTCACGTCGACCGAGACGACCGTCGGCACCGCGACATCCGCCGGGAAGCCCTGGATGGTCTCCACCGTCTTGTCCCACGCGATCGCCACGCGCGCGCCGTGGTCCTCGAACTGGTGGCGCAGCTCGCGCGGCGTGTACAGCGGGTTGTGCTCGACGACGATCGCGCCGAGCCGCAGCACCGCGTAGAACGCGACGATGTGCTGCGGGCAGTTCGGCAGCACGATCGCGACCGGGTCGCCCTTCTGCACGCCGAGCAGCCGCAGGCCCTCGGCGGCGCGCTCGATCTGCGCGCCGAGGTCGGCGTAGGTCGTCTCGCGGCCGAAGAACTCGAGTGCGGGCCGGTCGGGGTACTGCGCGACCGACTCGCGGATGAGGTCGTAGAGGGAGCCCTCGGCGGCGTCGATGTCGTCGGGCACCCCCTCGGCGTAGCTGTCGAGCCAGGGACGCGGGGTCGAGGTGGTGCTCACCGATGCATCCTACGCGGCGCCGTCGAACATGCTCGTCACCGAGCCGTCTTCGAAGATCTCCTTGATCGCGCGCGCCAGCAGCGGCGCGATCGGGAGCACCGTCAGACGGTCCCAGCGCTTGTCCTCGGGGACGGGCAGGGTGTCGGTGACGACGACCCGGTCGATCACGTCGGACTGCAGGATCTCGACCGCGGGCGGCGAGAACACCGCGTGCGTCGCCGCGACCACGACGCCCGTGGCGCCGTTCGCCTTCAGCGCCTCGGCCGCTTTCACGATGGTGCGGCCGGTGTCGATGAGGTCGTCGACGAGCAGGCACACCCGGCCCTCGACGGTGCCGACGATCTCGTGCACCGAGACCTGGTTCGGCACCAGCGGGTCGCGGCGCTTGTGGATGATGGCCAGCGGCGCACCGAGCTTGTCGCTCCAGATGTCGGCGACGCGCACCCGGCCCATGTCGGGCGAGACGACGGTGAGCGTCGACGGGTCGAGCGTCTCTTTGAACTCGTTGAGCAGCACCGGCATCGCGAACAGGTGGTCGACCGGGCCGTCGAAGAAGCCCTGGATCTGCGCGGCGTGCAGGTCGACGCTCATGATGCGGTCGGCCCCGGCGGCCTTGAACAGGTCGGCGACCAGGCGG from Agromyces larvae includes the following:
- a CDS encoding long-chain-fatty-acid--CoA ligase, which translates into the protein MSTTSTPRPWLDSYAEGVPDDIDAAEGSLYDLIRESVAQYPDRPALEFFGRETTYADLGAQIERAAEGLRLLGVQKGDPVAIVLPNCPQHIVAFYAVLRLGAIVVEHNPLYTPRELRHQFEDHGARVAIAWDKTVETIQGFPADVAVPTVVSVDVTRAMPFATRAALRLPIAKARESRDALTTKVRGTVRWEQLVEADPIDPHIFTPGVDDVALIQYTSGTTGNPKGATLTHGNLLANAAQARAWVPQVPRGTAVVYAVLPMFHAYGLTLCLTFAMSMGARLVLFPKPDADLILKVVKKRPATFLPAVPPIYKRLTQAADAQGVSLAGIQIAISGAMALSTDVVEPWEERTGGYLVEGYGLSECSPVLMANPVADNRRAGTVGLPLPSTECRVVDPDDPMTDVPQGERGELVVRGPQVFQGYWKKPEETEAVFVDDPDGGSPWFRTGDIVAIDDAGFVRIVDRIKELIITGGFNVAPTEVEEALCKHPDIDDCAVVGLPDEHSGEQVVAVVVLREGAAFDAEAIRTFARDALTPYKVPRRVVQADELPKSQIGKVLRRQVRTGLLNG
- a CDS encoding ribose-phosphate diphosphokinase; the encoded protein is MSGIETAGSKRLVLVSGRAHPALAESIAEELGSELVPTDARTFANGEIYARYDESVRGADAFVIQSHTSPINEWLMEQLIMVDALKRASAKRITVVAPFYPYARQDKKGRGREPISARLVADLFKAAGADRIMSVDLHAAQIQGFFDGPVDHLFAMPVLLNEFKETLDPSTLTVVSPDMGRVRVADIWSDKLGAPLAIIHKRRDPLVPNQVSVHEIVGTVEGRVCLLVDDLIDTGRTIVKAAEALKANGATGVVVAATHAVFSPPAVEILQSDVIDRVVVTDTLPVPEDKRWDRLTVLPIAPLLARAIKEIFEDGSVTSMFDGAA